One stretch of Equus przewalskii isolate Varuska chromosome 9, EquPr2, whole genome shotgun sequence DNA includes these proteins:
- the TTC9B gene encoding tetratricopeptide repeat protein 9B: MQRGALSPVLMLSAAPEPPPRPPPALSPPGPGPCHGSARPGPAPEPSGGLGAALDSSLRAAVAFKAEGQRCYREKKFREAIGKYHRALLQLKAAQGARPGGLPAPAPGPATSPGPARLSEEQRRLVENTEVECYDSLTACLLQSELVNYERVREYCLKVLEKQQGNFKATYRAGIAFYHLGDYTRALRYLQEARSREPTDTNVLRYIQLTQLKMNRCGLQREDSGAGAGAGTRDVIG, encoded by the exons ATGCAGCGCGGCGCGCTGTCCCCGGTGCTGATGCTCAGCGCTGCCCCGGAGCCTCCGCCGCGCCCGCCTCCCGCCCTCTCGCCGCCGGGCCCGGGCCCCTGCCATGGCTCAGCTCGGCCCGGTCCTGCCCCAGAGCCGTCGGGGGGCCTGGGCGCGGCGCTCGACAGCAGCCTGCGGGCCGCCGTGGCATTCAAGGCGGAGGGCCAGCGCTGCTACCGAGAGAAGAAGTTCCGGGAAGCCATCGGCAAGTATCATCGGGCGCTGCTGCAGCTGAAGGCGGCGCAGGGGGCCCGCCCTGGAGGcctgcccgcccccgcccccgggcccgccACCAGCCCGGGGCCAGCCCGCCTCAGCGAGGAGCAGCGGCGCCTGGTGGAGAACACGGAGGTGGAATGTTATGACTCTCTCACGG CCTGCCTGCTGCAGTCGGAGCTGGTGAACTACGAGCGGGTTCGCGAGTACTGTCTCAAGGtgctggagaagcagcagggcAACTTCAAGGCCACCTACCGCGCCGGCATCGCCTTCTATCACCTGGGCGACTACACGCGCGCGCTGCGCTACCTGCAGGAGGCCCGCAGCCGGGAGCCCACAG ACACCAATGTCCTGCGCTACATCCAGCTGACTCAGCTGAAGATGAACCGGTGTGGCCTCCAGCGGGAAGACAgtggggccggggccggggctgggACGCGGGACGTCATTGGCTGA
- the CCNP gene encoding cyclin-P isoform X2, which produces MLSPAAPLDPQPPSTPRADGVPAGTSVYAVRRPGPCAPPGLEEALSALGLEGEREYAGDIFAEVMVCRALPRRALPSTVTAEMRALVVDWLVQVHEYLGLAGDTLYLAVHLLDSYLRAGRVRLHRLQLLGVACLFVACKMEECVLPEPASLCLLGAGSFSRAELLRAERRILSRLDFRLHHPGPLLCLGLLSALARSGPQVTLLATYFLELSLLEAEAAGWEPARRAAAALSLAHRVLDGAGSGPEPALYSPAELGPLEPCMARAALRGPAPGRAAIFLKYARPQRRGTSLAAARLLRRPQPGPP; this is translated from the exons ATGCTG AGTCCAGCTGCCCCCCTCGACCCACAGCCTCCGAGCACGCCCCGCGCCGACGGCGTCCCCGCAGGCACGAGCGTCTACGCCGTGCGCCGCCCGGGGCCGTGCGCGCCGCCGGGGCTGGAGGAGGCGCTGAGCGCGCTGGGGTTGGAGGGAGAACGCGAGTACGCCGGGGACATCTTCGCCGAGGTCATG GTGTGCCGCGCGCTGCCCCGGAGGGCCCTGCCGAGCACCGTGACCGCGGAGATGCGCGCGCTCGTGGTGGACTGGCTGGTCCAGGTGCAC GAGTACCTGGGCCTGGCAGGGGACACGCTCTACCTGGCCGTGCACCTGCTCGACTCCTACCTGCGCGCGGGCCGAGTGCGCCTACACCGCCTGCAGCTGCTGGGCGTGGCCTGCCTCTTCGTGGCGTGCAAGATGGAAGAGTGCGTGCTTCCCGAG CccgcctccctctgcctcctgggcgCCGGCTCCTTCTCCCGGGCGGAGCTTCTGCGCGCCGAGCGCCGCATCCTGAGCCGCCTGGATTTCCGGCTGCACCACCCGGGCCCGCTGCTGTGCCTCGGGCTGCTGTCCGCGCTGGCCCGGAGCGGCCCCCAG GTGACGCTCCTTGCCACCTACTTCCTGGAGCTGTCCCTGCTGGAGGCCGAGGCCGCGGGCTGGGAGCCCGCTCGGCGCGCAGCTGCGGCGCTGAGCCTGGCGCACCGCGTGCTGGACGGGGCGGGCTCCGGGCCCGAGCCGGCGCTTTACAG CCCCGCGGAGCTGGGCCCGCTCGAGCCGTGCATGGCCCGCGCCGCGCTCCGGGGTCCCGCGCCCGGCCGCGCCGCCATCTTCCTCAAGTACGCGCGGCCCCAGCGCCGGGGCACCAGCCTCGCCGCCGCCCGCCTGCTCCGCCGCCCGCAGCCCGGGCCTCCCTGA
- the CCNP gene encoding cyclin-P isoform X1 yields the protein MLSPAAPLDPQPPSTPRADGVPAGTSVYAVRRPGPCAPPGLEEALSALGLEGEREYAGDIFAEVMVCRALPRRALPSTVTAEMRALVVDWLVQVHEYLGLAGDTLYLAVHLLDSYLRAGRVRLHRLQLLGVACLFVACKMEECVLPEPASLCLLGAGSFSRAELLRAERRILSRLDFRLHHPGPLLCLGLLSALARSGPQLPGQVTLLATYFLELSLLEAEAAGWEPARRAAAALSLAHRVLDGAGSGPEPALYSPAELGPLEPCMARAALRGPAPGRAAIFLKYARPQRRGTSLAAARLLRRPQPGPP from the exons ATGCTG AGTCCAGCTGCCCCCCTCGACCCACAGCCTCCGAGCACGCCCCGCGCCGACGGCGTCCCCGCAGGCACGAGCGTCTACGCCGTGCGCCGCCCGGGGCCGTGCGCGCCGCCGGGGCTGGAGGAGGCGCTGAGCGCGCTGGGGTTGGAGGGAGAACGCGAGTACGCCGGGGACATCTTCGCCGAGGTCATG GTGTGCCGCGCGCTGCCCCGGAGGGCCCTGCCGAGCACCGTGACCGCGGAGATGCGCGCGCTCGTGGTGGACTGGCTGGTCCAGGTGCAC GAGTACCTGGGCCTGGCAGGGGACACGCTCTACCTGGCCGTGCACCTGCTCGACTCCTACCTGCGCGCGGGCCGAGTGCGCCTACACCGCCTGCAGCTGCTGGGCGTGGCCTGCCTCTTCGTGGCGTGCAAGATGGAAGAGTGCGTGCTTCCCGAG CccgcctccctctgcctcctgggcgCCGGCTCCTTCTCCCGGGCGGAGCTTCTGCGCGCCGAGCGCCGCATCCTGAGCCGCCTGGATTTCCGGCTGCACCACCCGGGCCCGCTGCTGTGCCTCGGGCTGCTGTCCGCGCTGGCCCGGAGCGGCCCCCAG CTGCCCGGGCAGGTGACGCTCCTTGCCACCTACTTCCTGGAGCTGTCCCTGCTGGAGGCCGAGGCCGCGGGCTGGGAGCCCGCTCGGCGCGCAGCTGCGGCGCTGAGCCTGGCGCACCGCGTGCTGGACGGGGCGGGCTCCGGGCCCGAGCCGGCGCTTTACAG CCCCGCGGAGCTGGGCCCGCTCGAGCCGTGCATGGCCCGCGCCGCGCTCCGGGGTCCCGCGCCCGGCCGCGCCGCCATCTTCCTCAAGTACGCGCGGCCCCAGCGCCGGGGCACCAGCCTCGCCGCCGCCCGCCTGCTCCGCCGCCCGCAGCCCGGGCCTCCCTGA